Within bacterium, the genomic segment ATGAAAACTAGGGACGTTGATTCTTAAGCTATTTTGATTTTCGGACGCATTCTCAGAAGTAACGTCCTCCTTTGTCATCAACCGTACGCTGGTGCGTTGTGAACAGGAGAGGGCAAAGGGTGAATGAGTGTGCAGCGGGATAACCCTTTCGTTCCTGTTTGCTGTTTGTTCGCGCAAAGAAAATCTGATCAAAGGGTTAAGCACTGATTTTATTTTCGATTCTTTTCAGCGTGAGACGCTACTGATTTTTTATAGGTAAGGCCCAGATATAATATGGTTTCCGCTCCGTTTTGAGTAGCAACCTTAATTGTTTGACCGCCATAATTTCTTTCAAAGCCCGGAATAACGGCAGTGGTGTCATCTTGGGGAAGCAACGGCTGATTATTCCACAGCAGAAACCCATTTCGCATTGCCAATTCCGGCTGAAATGCGGAATACGTTTTATCCAAACATTTATATTTGCCTAACCGTTTTTTCCAAGCATCGGAAATATGAACTTTATTAATTTTCTTTCCTATAATTGCTTTATTTCCCTCTTTCTGATCTAAGTGATAGATATATATTTCATTGTTCCATTCCTTGATGCCGATTTGATAATTGTTAATCACATACGGAAATATTCCCAAAACATTAAACTGTAGTGAAAATAATCCCTCCGGGTGAGCTACCAGGTTCAATTTTTTGTTACGTATTCTGCATTGCAACCTGTTGTTTTTATTGATGATTTTTACATGCCCACTGTCCATCACCGTATATTCGCCGGTGTATTTCTCCAACTCACCTGGGGATAATTTAATTCCAGCAGGCTTTTTTAGCTTGGTTGGGGGAGGCGTTTTGCCGGTTTTAATCTCGTGCGCCAATTGAAGTGTTGCTTCAGCAATTTTTCTATTGATGACTGCTCCGGTGCTGGAATTACTAAGTACAATAACCCCCAATTTTTGTTTAGGCATGATAGCCAAAATACTATGAAAATACCGGGTTCCGCCGGTATGCCAGACTACTTTCCCGGCATAGTCCAAGTTCGGCCAGCTTAAAAACCAGTTCAATCCCAGGTGATAATCGAGATCCAACTTTACCTGCAGATTTTGAGGGGTGAACATCTCCCGCAGACTGTCTTGTTTTAAGATGACGTCATCACCATTTCTTCCCCCCGCATGTATCATTTTTATGAATTTGCACATGTCATGAATAGTGGAATAGATACTGCCGGACGGCACCACCCGGTCCCAAAATTCCTCGGTTTGAGGTTTTCCATGATCGTATCCTTGGGCTAATTTTTCTTTAATATGCTCATTTTTAAAATATGAAGTATCGCTCATGTGCAAGGGTTCAAATATATTTGCTTGCATATAATCATTAAAATCCGTCTTGCTGCGGCTTTGCAGCAAAAGCCCTAAAAGCTCGACAGCTAAGTTTGAATAGCTGTATATATAGTTAACCGGAAATGAGGCATGTATATTTTTCAAATCATCCAGGATGGTTTCCAGTGATTTGTTTTTGTCCTGATTTTTTAAGAACATGTCACCTGCGGGCAATCCGGAGTGGTGGGTCATTAAGGAGCGAACGGTTATGGGATTCGAATAATTGTTGATTACGTTAAAGTCAGGAAGATAGGTTTTTATAGGGTTATCGAGCTCAATCTGATTTTGTTCCACCAACTGCATCAGGCCCACAGCTGTAATCACTTTGGAAACAGAACCGATTTTAAAAACAGTTTCCGGTCCCGCCAATTTCCCGGTTTTTTCATCCGCATACCCAAAGCCTTTAGCCCAAATAATTTTTTGATCATCCACCAGTCCTATGCTTAATCCTTTTACCTGATGTTCGCGCATTTCTTTTTCAATCAACCATGACAAATGTTTTTTAAAATAGGTGTAATCATGGAGTGTCAACACCGTTGGTCTAATTGGTGTCTGAGTGCATCCGGATGCCATAATTAACCATCCGGATATCGCCACCCAACAAAATATTCTGTTGCTTTTCCCGGCCATAATTTCAGCTCCTTTAATTTTAAACTATGATACTTTGGATACAAATAATTTGAAAATGCTTTCCCCTTATAGTTGCATAAGAAGTCCCGAGAAATAAATGGTATAATAAGAACGTAAATGTATTTACCGGTGTTGAATTCCCCGGAGGAATAATCATTCGCCCCCATAATGAATAAAAAGCGAGGATGAAATGACGCGCAACTTTTTTACAAACATGATTATTTTGAGTTTGCTGGGTTTGGTTGTAGCCGCACAGGCAAATACGATTACAGCGGATACCGATACAATTATGGCGCAGGTGAAACAACGGGCTGAGGAAGTTGCGGCCCAAGCCAAGATGCTGACCTATGTTGCGGATTCGAAGACCGAGGTAAAAAAGAAGGACGGCAAGTTGGAGCGCCTGGTGGAGAGCCGGAGAAAGGTGACCTATACGCCGCCGGGAAAGGTTGCGATGATATTTGAGAGTATACGCATTGATGGCCGCGACTTGGATCAGGAAGAGATGAACAAGGAATTGAAGAAAAGCCGGAGAGAAGACGGGCTATCGCCTTTTGTCTTGAGTGAAATGTCCAAATATGCCTTTACCGTGCTTGGCGAGAAAATTTTTGAGGATCTTCCTGTGTGGGAAATAGCTTTCAAACCTTTGCAGCCGGCTAAAGGCTTGACCATCGGAACGGCTTACCTTGATCAAGCCACCTATGATGCGGTGTGGATGACATTTTCACCTGCGAAACCG encodes:
- a CDS encoding beta-lactamase family protein; the protein is MAGKSNRIFCWVAISGWLIMASGCTQTPIRPTVLTLHDYTYFKKHLSWLIEKEMREHQVKGLSIGLVDDQKIIWAKGFGYADEKTGKLAGPETVFKIGSVSKVITAVGLMQLVEQNQIELDNPIKTYLPDFNVINNYSNPITVRSLMTHHSGLPAGDMFLKNQDKNKSLETILDDLKNIHASFPVNYIYSYSNLAVELLGLLLQSRSKTDFNDYMQANIFEPLHMSDTSYFKNEHIKEKLAQGYDHGKPQTEEFWDRVVPSGSIYSTIHDMCKFIKMIHAGGRNGDDVILKQDSLREMFTPQNLQVKLDLDYHLGLNWFLSWPNLDYAGKVVWHTGGTRYFHSILAIMPKQKLGVIVLSNSSTGAVINRKIAEATLQLAHEIKTGKTPPPTKLKKPAGIKLSPGELEKYTGEYTVMDSGHVKIINKNNRLQCRIRNKKLNLVAHPEGLFSLQFNVLGIFPYVINNYQIGIKEWNNEIYIYHLDQKEGNKAIIGKKINKVHISDAWKKRLGKYKCLDKTYSAFQPELAMRNGFLLWNNQPLLPQDDTTAVIPGFERNYGGQTIKVATQNGAETILYLGLTYKKSVASHAEKNRK